The nucleotide window CCTCGTGCCCCCGCCTATCAGCGCCTGGCGCAAACATGCTGACTACCGGGTACTGTATGAGTATCCCTATACGGACACCGATGGTGGGGCAGAGAGCCTCATCGCCCGGATCCCGGTCGGCATTGACAACGAGTTCGGCGAGGCCACTACGGTAACTGACGAGATGGTCCGGTGGGATAACCAGGATGCGGCGGCGCTGGTCGTGCGAGGTCGCTTGAGCGTGGGCCGCCTGTCGGCCCTGGCCTTCGTTTCCGGCTTGGCCCCGAGCGGGACAGTCACCCTCACGCGGACCTTCGATGGTGCGGCCGGCGCGCCAACAACCCATGCCACGCTGGCGGCCTTCCTGGCTGCTGTCGCCGCCCTGAACGCGCCGGAGCGCCACGCGCAAGTGACCTTTGCCTCAGTGAGCGATTTTCTGGCTGCTTTCAGCGCCGCCGGCGACCCCGTGACGCTGGGCGATTGGGACCTCGACGGCGCGCCGGACAGCTACCAGCCGCGGACACTGACCCTTGAGCCGGCCATTCGGTTGCCTGGGGCAGCCGACCGTCTGGAGATCACTTACCAAGGCGCCGCTTTTGACCAAGTTGCCGTCGTGTACTTGCGTGCGACGCGCAGACCAAAGAACTGAGGAGTGTCGAACGATGCCTCGCCGATGTTAGGTGCTCAGGCGGAGGCGATGCACAAGCCGAACAAAAGGAGGGGGAAACATGGCTGAGATGGTATTACCAGGCGTTTACATCGAGGTGCGACCCGAAGGGCTGATCGTGCCAGGTCGGGTGACAGTGGGCAACCTGGGCGTGGTTGGCACGGCCAACAAAGGCCCCGTCGGGGTATCCGTGATCTTAGGCAGTTACACCGAGGCGCGGGAGCAGTTTGGCAACTACGACTCCTTTGGGACGCCCAATGAGCTGACGCTGGTGCGCGCGCTGGAGTTGGCCTACAACCACGGGGCAACGACGGTCATTGCCGTGAGAGTAGCGTCTGGCACAGCCGCTAAAGCTGATTTCAAGTTGAGCTCGTCATCAGGCGATTGCTGCCGCCTAACTGCCAAATCAGAGGGGGGGTGGGGCAACGAGATCGAGATCAATGTCTGGGACGCTGAGGAGGACAGTTTTGTCAGCGACGAGGCGCATAGCGGGGGAGGTGCCATCACTTTAACCAACACACCCATTCAGAGCGCCCGCAACCGTATCTCGGTATTTGTAGACGCCACCAAACGGACCACGTTACTCAATATTGTTTACAACACCGGAGGACCCCCTGCCCTGGGTGGGGTAGATATCAATACGACTACACGGGCTCTCACATTCAATGCCGCAGAGGTCCCCGCGGCGGCGGACAAGGTGACGGCATCGTATGTCGTGGGCAAGAGCGACAGCAGAAAGATTACGCTGCGCTATCGCGGTGCACAAGAGGTGTACACCGTAGCCAGCGGACGGGATCTGGCAGCCGATATCGCAAAGACCTCGGTCTTGGTCGATGGGACCGGACTGGCCAACCAAGATGAGCCACCAACTAAATTTAGCAGTGACGATGACTTTCAACTCTTCGGTACGGGCGCCAACACGCGTGGCGACGACGGTGCAGTCGGAGCGAATTACAACGACGGGTTGGAGAAACTGCTGAATGAACCAGCCCACATCATCATCGCTGCGGGCCAGGACAACAGCTTTGGAGATGAACTGGACGCTCACTGCCAGCAGGCTTCGACCGACTTGGTTAAACGCGACCGGATTGCCGTGGTCGGCACAGCGCTCGGGGCCACCGTCGACTCAATCCGTGGCCATAACCTGGACAGCGACCGGGTTATCTTCGTTGCCCCCGGGATCAAGGTCACCGATGCGGCGGCAACACCACCGGTCGAGGTTACGTTACCTGGAGCCTACGCGGCCGCGGCCGTAGCGGGCTTGCTGGCCGGTCTTTCCGCTCATATCAGCCCGACCAACAAGACTATCCACGTGGGCGGGCTCCAACGGCGTTACACGGCTGCTGAGTTGACCCAACTCGTGCAGAGCCGGGTGCTGGCGCTGGAAGAGCGGCAAGGCTTCCGCATCGTCAAGGGTATCACCACGTCCTCCAACACCGCGTGGCACCAAATCACAACGCGCCGCATCGTGGACTTCGCCAAATACGGCGTACGCTCCGCCGCCAATCCGTATATCGGACGCTTGAACAACGAGCGGGTACGGGCGGCTCTGAAGGCCACCATCAACAGTTTTCTACAGGAGATGGTGGATGACGAGATGCTGGTGAGCTACGACTTGGAGGTCAGCGCTACTCGCGACGAAGAAATCAAGGGCATCGCTCGAGTGACCCTCGTGCTGCGGCCGACGTTCAGCATCGACTTTATCAAAGTCACCATGTTCTTATTCTGAGGAGGTGCATTATGGCAATAAATACACGGCCTTTCCGCGGCAGCGAGGCCATACTAACGTTGTCGTCCGTTGACAGTCGGGCGGGGACGCTGGCCGAACAGATCTTCAATACCGAATACAACATCGGCACCGTTGGCCGGGTTACGGGGGTGGAAGTCACCGTACAGACGGATCTGGAGGTGTTTCACGAGATCGGCACCCGCCAGCCTGCCACCCTGCATTCCGGTAACATTAACATCAGTGGGCGAGTGGAGCGCGCCTACATTAACGGTGCTCTGTTGCGCCTCCTGATGGGAGATCTCGCTAACGCCCAACAGGGAGAAGAATTACAACCCATTTTTAATATGATCATTGATCTCACCGAGATCGGCTCTCCGAACGGTCAGGGCGGTACAAAGGTCATCATCTCATTCGTGAGATTCGATGACTGGAAGCTAGTTGTACCGGAAGACGACTTCATCATGGAGAACGCCACCTTCAAGGCGCTGAGGATAGCCCGAGAAGAGAAGGACGGCGGTTAGTCACCATGACACTAAAGGCTGAAGATATCCTGGCCGGCAGTGCCATCACCCACAAGCTGGAGATACCGACAGATTTGCTGAAGGCCAACGGCAGTGGACCTGCCCACCGATTGGTTGTCCTACGCCCCCTGACCGTGCGCGATCTGCAGCGAATCAACAAGGCTGCCCGCGAAGATGACGGGCTGTCGGCGGCACTGATGATCCAGCAGGCTTTGGTGGAGCCGGCGCTGAAGCCAGACCAGGTTTCGCAACTGCCGGCGGGATTGGCGCGCTTTTTAGTCGACCAGATCAACATTCTCAGCGGCATCAGCACGCCGCAGAACGCCTTGGAAGAATTGGTCCAAGCCCCACTGGCCAAAGCCTGCTTTGTCCTGGCGAAGGAGTTTGGCTGGACGCCTGAACAGGTGAGCGGGATGACTATTGGCCAGATATTGCTCTATTTGGAGATGGCGCACGGGAGCGAATCGAAATGAATCGAGGCCCTGGTTGGTTCTCGTCGGCTTTTCGTTTATCCGCGGTTCTCAGCGGCGGCAGGGCGCCAGCGTGTTGGCAGCGCGACTTTGTTCGGAAGATTGAGGGATTGATCGCAGTGCGGCGAGGTGGCGCGTGGATCGAGGAATTTGGGGAGATTCACCCCAAACTGTGTGAAGGCCCCTTGCTGGGCACCACATTATCGGTGCTGACCGGACAGGCCAGCCAAGCGCAGGAGGCTGAGTCGAAAACTACCCGGCCCGGCAAGGCGAGGTTTGCCGCCCGGGAGCACCCTCCAGAACCCAAGCGGAATAGGACTACCTCGAATGTGCCAACCGATTCGCCGTTTCGGCCCAAGACTTCACATCGTCAATCAGTGGCCAAACGCAAGGCGCTTGAAACGGTGCCGGTGGGCAGTTCTGTACAGGCCCTGTCCCAGCTCCAAGCCCAAGCCGATCGTTTGCTGTTGAGTCGGCTTGTCGGTAGCGTGATTGCATTCGAACGGACAGAGCAGGCAAACATTAGATTTTCCCAGGTGAAGGAAAAACATCCCAAGGAAGCAAGCGTGCCGTCGGTCTGTGGGGATCCGGCGGCCCGGCAGGACTGGCTGAACCGTCTGGCGCAGAGGGCCGGAAAAATGATCACCCAAGAACAGTCGGATACAACGGGAACGGCGACACCCGCTCAGGGCAATGCGCAAATGCCCAGTCAATCGCCATCGTTGGAGGAACAATGGACGATGCCATTGGATGGCACATGCGCTTCCCTGGATATGCTGGACCGGCTTGTCCAAGAGGACTTCCCAGGCGATGAGGGTAATGGCGGAACGACACAGCGCCGCCCTTCACGCAGCAACCCATCGCCTTCCTCAGAGCAACCTCATCCCATTCGTCCCATTGTGAAAGCAGACGAATCTTCTCAAGGGTTGGATCAGTGGGACGGATGGCGTAGCGAATCGGCCAGTGGCGGCAATGAGTTAGAACCCAAGGCAACTCCGCCGGTTACCGCGCAGGCAGGCTCCCCGCTCTTGGCGCTGGAGCCTGGCGTAAACGGGGCAGCGGGGTATGGTGTGGGTGAAACGAAATCCTCAGCGCCGATTATTCCGGCGAATGTGACGCCCTCACTACCGGACCTGCTGCCTCCACAGCGAGTCGGGGCGCCGCCGCTGCCGGTGGCTGCGGTTGCTGCTCGGCGAGGTGCGCGCGAAGAAGGACTGAAGGCAACAGACGACTTGGACATGTTGGCGGCGAAGATCAAGCAGATCCTGGACGAGCAGGCACGCCGCCACGGTATCGATGTGTAGCCCAGGGTAAGGATCATGCGACCCATGCTGGACGACATCGAGCTACCCCATGCCCAGGAAATCGCCACTATCGAGCGGCGCGTCCTGGCGGAGCACAAACCGCCTGGCATGGCGGGTAGCCTGCTGCAGAACCTGGGACGGCGTCCGGCGCGGCTGACGCTGTGGGGGGTTGCGACCGGCCCCGAAGCGCTGGAGTTTATCCAGAAGCTTGACGACAAATTCCGCGCAGCAACGCCGGTGCCTTTCATCGCCGACATCGTCAAGGATGCCGAGATCGAGCAGATGCTGATCGAGGACTTGAAACTACAGGATTTGTCCGGCAAGCCGGAGCGCTTTGCCTACGTGCTCACGCTCCGCGAATTCATCGAGCCGGTCGAACCCGAAGAGCCCTCGCTGCTGGACGGATCGATCCTGGATGAGGCTCAAAACCTCATGGACGATCTGGTGGATGGGCTCAATGTCGGGATGGACTTTGCGACCGGACTGGAACAGTTCGTCCCGCAGTTGTCCGATCTTCTTACTCGCCTGCAGGCGTTCAATCGCGGCGGGACGTAATCAAATCAACAGAGTCTTAAGGAGGAACCATGGCCGCACAAAATCTTTTCGAGGAACTCAAGCAAGCCTTGACGACCTTCAAGGATTTTCTCCACACCAACGTGGGTGTCATCAAACCGGCGGTTCAGGCGCTGAAATCTATCGTTCCGCAGGTTGGTGAATTGATCGGCAAGCTGATCGACCTGATGGGCAAGCTCAAGACCGAGATCAACAATCTGAATCCCAATGTCGTGCCGGGATTAGACAAAGTCTCCGAATTCACGACTGGCATTACCACGCTATTGACGACGGCAAAAAACCTGTTGCCGAATGAGGCGGGAGCGATCGACGAAGTGCTATCGGTTACCGATGTGGTCAGCTCTCTGCCGTCGCTGGACGCGGTAAAAGCCGAAATCATCGCTCTCCTCGATGCCATCATCGCCGATTTGAACCAGTTGAAATAAGGGCCTACGAGCCACCGAGACGGAGAGGGAAAGATGCCCGCCAAACCCATGCTCGATGAC belongs to Candidatus Methylomirabilota bacterium and includes:
- a CDS encoding phage tail sheath protein, whose product is MAEMVLPGVYIEVRPEGLIVPGRVTVGNLGVVGTANKGPVGVSVILGSYTEAREQFGNYDSFGTPNELTLVRALELAYNHGATTVIAVRVASGTAAKADFKLSSSSGDCCRLTAKSEGGWGNEIEINVWDAEEDSFVSDEAHSGGGAITLTNTPIQSARNRISVFVDATKRTTLLNIVYNTGGPPALGGVDINTTTRALTFNAAEVPAAADKVTASYVVGKSDSRKITLRYRGAQEVYTVASGRDLAADIAKTSVLVDGTGLANQDEPPTKFSSDDDFQLFGTGANTRGDDGAVGANYNDGLEKLLNEPAHIIIAAGQDNSFGDELDAHCQQASTDLVKRDRIAVVGTALGATVDSIRGHNLDSDRVIFVAPGIKVTDAAATPPVEVTLPGAYAAAAVAGLLAGLSAHISPTNKTIHVGGLQRRYTAAELTQLVQSRVLALEERQGFRIVKGITTSSNTAWHQITTRRIVDFAKYGVRSAANPYIGRLNNERVRAALKATINSFLQEMVDDEMLVSYDLEVSATRDEEIKGIARVTLVLRPTFSIDFIKVTMFLF